A DNA window from Pseudomonas sp. B21-056 contains the following coding sequences:
- a CDS encoding N-acetylglutaminylglutamine amidotransferase — MCGLAGELRFDQQPADLAAVERMTHHLAPRGPDAWGFHSQGPIALGHRRLKIMDLSDASAQPMIDNQLGLSLAFNGAIYNYPELRAELEALGYAFHSGGDTEVLLKGYHAWGEALLPKLNGMFAFAIWERDAKRLFIARDRLGVKPLYLSRTGQRLRFASALPALLKGGDISPMLDPVALNHYLNFHAVVPAPRTLLAGIEKLPPATWMRVEADGSIEQRTWWTLPYGPRPDEQDLNLEDWIDRVLDSTREAVAIRQRAAVDVGVLLSGGVDSSMLVGLLREVGVEDLSTFSIGFQDAGGERGDEFQYSDLIARHYGTRHHQLRIDEKEIIEQLPAAFRAMSEPMVSHDCIAFYLLSREVAKHCKVVQSGQGADELFAGYHWYPQVDGASDPYAAYRAAFFDRSYEEYAATVQPKWLTANDAAGDFVKEHFAQPGADAAVDKALRLDSTVMLVDDPVKRVDNMTMAWGLEARTPFLDYRLVELSARVPAKFKLPDGGKQVLKEAARRVIPGEVIDRKKGYFPVPGLKHLEGNTLAWVRELLLDPSQDRGLFNPAMLDRLLTDPNGQLTPLRGSRLWQLAALNLWLSEQGI, encoded by the coding sequence ATGTGCGGATTAGCTGGAGAGTTACGTTTCGATCAACAACCTGCGGACCTTGCGGCCGTAGAGCGAATGACCCATCACCTGGCCCCTCGTGGCCCCGACGCATGGGGTTTTCATAGCCAGGGCCCGATTGCCCTGGGCCATCGGCGCCTGAAGATCATGGACTTGTCCGACGCTTCGGCCCAGCCGATGATCGACAATCAACTCGGCCTGTCCCTGGCCTTCAACGGCGCGATCTACAACTACCCGGAACTGCGAGCCGAGCTGGAAGCACTGGGCTACGCCTTTCATTCGGGTGGCGACACCGAAGTGTTGCTCAAGGGCTACCACGCCTGGGGCGAAGCGCTGCTGCCCAAGCTCAACGGCATGTTCGCCTTCGCCATCTGGGAACGCGACGCCAAGCGCCTGTTCATCGCCCGCGACCGTCTCGGCGTCAAGCCTTTGTATCTCTCCCGCACCGGCCAGCGCCTGCGCTTTGCCTCGGCGTTGCCGGCGCTGCTCAAGGGCGGCGACATCAGCCCGATGCTCGACCCGGTCGCCCTCAATCACTATCTGAATTTCCATGCCGTGGTCCCGGCGCCCCGCACCCTGCTGGCGGGCATTGAAAAACTGCCGCCAGCCACCTGGATGCGGGTTGAAGCCGATGGCAGCATCGAGCAGAGAACCTGGTGGACCTTGCCCTACGGCCCGCGGCCCGATGAGCAGGACCTGAACCTGGAAGACTGGATCGACCGCGTGCTCGACAGCACCCGAGAAGCCGTTGCCATCCGCCAGCGGGCCGCCGTGGACGTAGGCGTGCTGCTTTCCGGTGGTGTGGACTCGAGCATGCTGGTGGGGCTTCTGCGGGAAGTCGGCGTGGAAGACCTGTCCACGTTCTCCATCGGTTTCCAGGATGCCGGCGGTGAACGCGGTGACGAGTTCCAGTATTCGGACCTGATCGCCAGGCACTACGGCACTCGCCATCACCAACTGCGCATCGACGAAAAAGAAATCATCGAACAACTGCCAGCGGCCTTTCGTGCCATGAGCGAACCGATGGTCAGCCACGACTGCATCGCCTTTTACCTGCTGTCGCGGGAAGTGGCCAAGCATTGCAAAGTGGTGCAAAGCGGCCAGGGCGCCGACGAACTGTTTGCCGGTTACCACTGGTATCCACAGGTGGATGGCGCCAGCGATCCCTATGCGGCCTATCGCGCCGCGTTCTTCGACCGCAGCTACGAGGAATACGCCGCCACCGTGCAGCCGAAATGGCTGACCGCCAACGACGCCGCCGGCGACTTCGTCAAGGAGCATTTCGCTCAACCGGGCGCCGATGCCGCCGTCGACAAGGCCCTGCGCCTGGACAGCACCGTGATGCTGGTGGACGACCCGGTCAAGCGGGTCGACAACATGACCATGGCCTGGGGCCTGGAAGCGCGCACACCGTTCCTCGATTACCGGCTGGTGGAACTCTCGGCACGGGTTCCAGCGAAATTCAAGTTGCCAGACGGCGGCAAGCAGGTGCTCAAGGAAGCCGCCCGGCGGGTGATTCCCGGTGAAGTGATCGATCGCAAGAAAGGCTATTTCCCGGTGCCGGGCCTCAAGCACCTGGAGGGTAATACCCTGGCCTGGGTCCGCGAACTGCTGCTGGACCCGAGCCAGGATCGCGGCCTGTTCAACCCGGCCATGCTCGACCGCCTGCTCACCGACCCCAACGGTCAGTTGACCCCGCTGCGCGGCTCCCGCCTGTGGCAACTGGCGGCGCTGAACCTGTGGCTCAGCGAGCAAGGAATCTGA